A region from the Malus domestica chromosome 07, GDT2T_hap1 genome encodes:
- the LOC103404507 gene encoding uncharacterized protein isoform X4 — MPIPNPKFPHESLMTQDQLIDSLTSHISLFHSHSNSSDLKPNHNPNPNPNPNPRSSILKWFSSLTVHQRQAHLTAVDPNFVRVLVQMLGRVRANGHGFFIILPDLPSGDLPTLCFKRSSGLLCRVAESNELERRVFESTRLFSSREGEKVEECSCSVRDIDTVTVSEDLVENLDGFVEAMDEISNGGFLRGEESDLGSDWVELKWLKDKGYYSMEAFVANRLEVALRLAWLNCSNGKKRGVKLKEKMTAVCLAANVYWRKKGCVDWWENLDAATRRNVLTSVLGKAAKPLILEILKTCSEAGDEMWLFNRGGEQPLRYNQIASMQKTVPKRVADIEFGSSIIPASLSGRPSLVAGFNNLFLLQDIVMMISLCNHSEYDIGKLFYSTLSSVSTISDFILRKVRGFLMVILLECTKMELLADGNEKPLSKKSKAKPSAFSRKSKGKNRNVKRPNPVPRSCADDFLCEKSLKDRNCTLAHKKKADSGESKKIPGIHQEVEISKEALSSKDEMEHAQTVVAKAQTAARKGRKEKGKNKITGCKNSGDVIKSERSVMEASSSSVIPEDCTAKSYPVSSDSAFKSKTGDNSASCNILVTNSISPGSGNGPTEDDDATQSIQENYPVGSRASSSHTFFENYNSSNNSTEIQIKSSGSVVPSPLPAVDHKIFSHIDIDFQNEQAGKSDIKDVAPDKGMRVDDVEKEAIPFQDQEHGNHLCDTGTPCSYESCQYEWPGVACAYYPPVNPHLPPATDRLHLDVGHNWQNHFRQSFLPTIHQARSSPIQGRCNPILTRPLPMSLDWPPVVRSARGLALSRTFNYDSGFISKKQCSFPQVFSTHSVKINATNVDNERKYSWDCTDLPDPATAYELADECEGHWISEDEVEVQAFAGVDYNQYFGGGVMYWNPSDHPGTVFSRPPSLSSDDSSWAWREADMNRAVDDMVAFSSSYSTNGLTSPTASFCSPFDPLGSGNQALGYVMPGSDVPGKVLHSSSAMTDTAADEESSGSLADVNGDVEGKTGDSLTYPILRPIIIPNISRERSREFKRSYDRRSPCVPPTRREQPRIKRPPSPVVLSVPQAPRPPPPSPVSDARKNRGFPTVRSGSSSPRHWGMRGWFHDGANLEETCLRMDGAEVVWPLRSNNISGRPLIQALPAPLLQDRLIAISQLARDQEHPDVALPLQPPDLHNCPIRKVSLSLMHSLVHDDIDLFCKQVAAENMARKPYINWAVKRVTRSLQVLWPRSRTNIFGSTATGLSLPTSDVDLVVCLPPVRNLEPIKEAGILEGRNGIKETCLQHAARYLVNQDWVKNDSLKTVENTAIPVIMLVVEVPHDLIVSSASNVQSPKEEPPPMSGEHGTNVNSSVVALEESVVPKCSQINDDATKDSVSVRIDISFKSPSHTGLQTTQLSFAGQGSH; from the exons ATGCCGATTCCAAACCCTAAATTCCCTCACGAATCGCTCATGACTCAGGACCAACTCATTGACTCGCTCACCTCCCACATCTCCCTCTTCCACTCTCACTCCAATTCCTCAGACCTCAAACCCAACcataaccctaaccctaaccctaaccctaaccctaggtCCTCGATCCTCAAATGGTTCTCATCTCTCACCGTCCACCAGCGCCAAGCTCACCTCACCGCCGTAGATCCCAATTTCGTACGGGTCCTCGTTCAAATGCTCGGCAGGGTCCGTGCCAACGGCCATGgcttcttcatcatcctccctGACCTCCCCTCCGGCGACCTTCCCACCCTCTGTTTTAAGAGGTCGAGTGGGCTTCTGTGTAGGGTGGCCGAGTCGAACGAGCTGGAGAGGAGGGTTTTCGAGTCGACTCGGTTGTTTTCTTCGAGGGAAGGGGAAAAGGTGGAGGAGTGTTCGTGCTCGGTGAGGGATATCGATACGGTTACGGTGAGTGAGGATTTGGTGGAGAATTTGGATGGGTTTGTGGAGGCAATGGATGAAATATCAAATGGGGGGTTTTTGAGGGGGGAAGAGAGTGACTTGGGATCAGATTGGGTCGAATTGAAGTGGTTGAAGGATAAAGGGTATTACAGTATGGAAGCATTTGTGGCAAATCGGTTGGAGGTGGCGTTGAGGTTGGCGTGGCTGAATTGTAGTAATGGGAAGAAAAGAGGggtgaaattgaaagaaaagatgaCCGCTGTGTGCTTGGCGGCCAATGTGTATTGGAGGAAGAAGGGGTGTGTAGACTGGTGGGAAAATTTGGATGCAGCAACAAGGAGAAATGTTTTGACATCGGTGTTGGGCAAAGCAGCGAAACCTTTG ATTCTTGAGATCCTGAAGACATGTAGTGAGGCGGGAGATGAAATGTGGCTCTTCAATAGAGGAGGAGAACAACCACTGAGGTACAACCAAATTGCATCTATGCAAAAGACAGTTCCAAAACGTGTGGCTGACATAGAATTTGGGTCAAGCATTATCCCGGCTTCTCTTTCTGGAAGACCTTCCTTAGTCGCGGGGTTTAATAATCTCTTTCTGCTTCAGGATATAGTAATGATGATATCCTTATGTAACCACAGTGAATATGATATAGGGAAACTCTTTTATAGCACACTGAGTTCAGTTTCTACCATTTCTGATTTTATATTAAGAAAAGTACGGGGATTTCTTATGGTTATTTTGCTTGAATGCACAAAAATGGAACTTCTAGCAGATGGAAATGAAAAACCCTTATCTAAGAAATCCAAGGCAAAGCCTAGTGCTTTTAGCCGTAAAAGTAAGGGGAAGAACCGCAATGTGAAAAGACCAAATCCTGTTCCTAGGTCATGTGCGGATGATTTTTTGTGTGAAAAGTCTCTCAAG GATCGTAATTGTACATTGGCTCATAAAAAAAAGGCAGATTCTGGGGAGTCTAAGAAGATTCCTGGTATACATCAGGAGGTGGAAATTTCCAAAGAGGCATTATCGTCGAAAGATGAAATG GAACATGCACAAACAGTGGTTGCAAAAGCTCAAACTGCTGCAAGGAAGGGtaggaaagaaaaaggaaaaaacaaaataactgGTTGTAAGAATTCTGGTGATGTAATAAAATCCGAAAGATCAGTCATggaagcttcttcttcttctgtcaTTCCTGAAGATTGCACAGCAAAGTCTTATCCCGTTTCTAGTGATTCAGCTTTCAAGAGCAAGACTGGTGATAATTCAGCTAGTTGTAACATCCTTGTGACAAATTCGATTTCTCCTGGTTCTGGCAATGGGCCAACTGAGGATGACGATGCCACCCAAAGCATTCAAGAGAATTATCCTGTTGGTTCTAGAGCAAGTTCCAGTCATACATTTTTCGAAAATTACAATTCATCAAACAATAGTActgaaattcaaataaaatcGTCTGGTAGTGTAGTACCTTCTCCTCTGCCCGCAGTGGATCATAAGATTTTCAGCCACATAGATATTGACTTTCAGAACGAGCAAGCTGGCAAATCTGATATAAAAGATGTTGCACCAGACAAAGGAATGAGAGTTGATGATGTGGAAAAGGAAGCCATTCCGTTTCAGGACCAAGAACATGGAAATCATCTATGTGATACTGGAACCCCATGTTCTTATGAAAGCTGTCAATATGAGTGGCCTGGTGTAGCTTGCGCCTATTATCCACCTGTTAACCCACATCTCCCACCCGCCACTGACCGATTGCATCTGGATGTTGGTCATAACTGGCAGAATCACTTTCGCCAGTCTTTCCTACCAACTATACATCAGGCGAGAAGTTCTCCAATTCAAGGCAGGTGTAATCCAATTCTGACTCGACCACTGCCAATGAGTTTAGACTGGCCTCCAGTGGTTCGAAGTGCTCGTGGATTGGCTCTATCGCGAACCTTTAATTATGATTCTGGATTCATCTCAAAGAAGCAGTGTAGTTTTCCACAGGTTTTTTCCACCCATAGTGTCAAGATTAATGCAACAAATGTGGACAACGAAAGGAAGTATTCTTGGGATTGCACGGACCTACCTGATCCAGCAACGGCATATGAACTAGCAGATGAATGTGAGGGCCACTGGATATCAGAGGATGAAGTTGAGGTGCAAGCATTTGCTGGGGTAGACTATAATCAGTACTTTGGAGGTGGTGTGATGTACTGGAATCCTTCTGATCATCCAGGGACGGTTTTCTCTCGCCCTCCTTCCCTTAGTTCTGATGATAGCTCATGGGCTTGGCGGGAAGCTGACATGAATAGGGCTGTCGATGATATGGTTGCATTTTCTTCTTCATATAGTACAAATGGTTTGACTTCACCTACTGCTTCCTTTTGTTCTCCTTTTGATCCTTTGGGATCAGGAAACCAGGCTCTTGGTTATGTTATGCCTGGAAGCGATGTACCAGGCAAGGTGCTGCATTCCTCATCAGCAATGACAGACACAGCAGCAGATGAGGAATCCTCTGGATCTTTGGCTGATGTAAATGGTGATGTTGAAGGGAAGACAGGAGACTCGCTTACTTATCCCATTTTACGGCCAATCATCATTCCAAACATTTCAAGAGAAAGGTCAAGAGAGTTTAAGCGTAGTTATGATCGCAGAAGCCCATGTGTTCCTCCTACAAGGCGTGAGCAACCTCGGATAAAGCGGCCACCATCGCCCGTGGTGCTTTCTGTTCCACAGGCCCCACGACCACCTCCACCCTCTCCTGTGAGTGACGCCAGGAAAAACAGGGGCTTTCCAACTGTTCGGTCTGGTAGCTCTAGCCCAAGGCACTGGGGTATGAGAGGATGGTTCCATGATGGAGCTAACTTGGAGGAAACTTGTTTGCGCATGGATGGTGCTGAAGTTGTTTGGCCTTTAAGAAGTAATAATATTTCTGGCCGTCCATTGATTCAAGCTCTTCCTGCACCCTTGTTGCAGGATCGATTGATTGCTATTTCTCAACTTGCTCGTGATCAAGAACAT CCAGATGTTGCATTGCCCCTACAACCGCCTGATTTGCATAACTGTCCTATCCGGAAGGTGTCTCTTTCTTTGATGCACAGCCTTGTCCACGATGACATTGACCTTTTCTGCAAGCAG GTGGCTGCAGAGAATATGGCTAGGAAGCCCTACATAAATTGGGCTGTTAAGCGGGTTACAAGGTCTCTCCAGGTACTTTGGCCCAGGTCCAGGACAAACATATTTGGTTCAACTGCAACCGGTTTGTCACTTCCAACAAGTGATGTGGACCTTGTGGTTTGTCTACCTCCTGTGAGGAACCTG GAACCCATTAAAGAAGCTGGGATATTGGAGGGGCGTAATGGTATCAAAGAAACATGCCTTCAG CATGCCGCTAGGTATCTCGTCAATCAGGATTGGGTCAAAAATGATTCTCTTAAGACTGTGGAAAATACAGCT ATACCTGTTATAATGCTTGTGGTGGAAGTTCCCCATGATCTCATTGTCTCATCTGCTTCCAATGTACAATCTCCAAAAGAAGAGCCACCTCCCATGTCTGGTGAGCATGGCACTAATGTGAACTCGAGTGTGGTTGCTTTAGAAGAATCTGTGGTGCCCAAATGCTCACAGATAAATGACGATGCTACAAAGGATTCAGTATCAGTTCGTATTGACATCAGTTTCAAATCTCCATCTCATACAGGACTCCAAACTACACAACTG TCATTTGCAGGTCAAGGATCTCACTGA
- the LOC103404507 gene encoding uncharacterized protein isoform X3, whose amino-acid sequence MPIPNPKFPHESLMTQDQLIDSLTSHISLFHSHSNSSDLKPNHNPNPNPNPNPRSSILKWFSSLTVHQRQAHLTAVDPNFVRVLVQMLGRVRANGHGFFIILPDLPSGDLPTLCFKRSSGLLCRVAESNELERRVFESTRLFSSREGEKVEECSCSVRDIDTVTVSEDLVENLDGFVEAMDEISNGGFLRGEESDLGSDWVELKWLKDKGYYSMEAFVANRLEVALRLAWLNCSNGKKRGVKLKEKMTAVCLAANVYWRKKGCVDWWENLDAATRRNVLTSVLGKAAKPLILEILKTCSEAGDEMWLFNRGGEQPLRYNQIASMQKTVPKRVADIEFGSSIIPASLSGRPSLVAGFNNLFLLQDIVMMISLCNHSEYDIGKLFYSTLSSVSTISDFILRKVRGFLMVILLECTKMELLADGNEKPLSKKSKAKPSAFSRKSKGKNRNVKRPNPVPRSCADDFLCEKSLKDRNCTLAHKKKADSGESKKIPGIHQEVEISKEALSSKDEMEHAQTVVAKAQTAARKGRKEKGKNKITGCKNSGDVIKSERSVMEASSSSVIPEDCTAKSYPVSSDSAFKSKTGDNSASCNILVTNSISPGSGNGPTEDDDATQSIQENYPVGSRASSSHTFFENYNSSNNSTEIQIKSSGSVVPSPLPAVDHKIFSHIDIDFQNEQAGKSDIKDVAPDKGMRVDDVEKEAIPFQDQEHGNHLCDTGTPCSYESCQYEWPGVACAYYPPVNPHLPPATDRLHLDVGHNWQNHFRQSFLPTIHQARSSPIQGRCNPILTRPLPMSLDWPPVVRSARGLALSRTFNYDSGFISKKQCSFPQVFSTHSVKINATNVDNERKYSWDCTDLPDPATAYELADECEGHWISEDEVEVQAFAGVDYNQYFGGGVMYWNPSDHPGTVFSRPPSLSSDDSSWAWREADMNRAVDDMVAFSSSYSTNGLTSPTASFCSPFDPLGSGNQALGYVMPGSDVPGKVLHSSSAMTDTAADEESSGSLADVNGDVEGKTGDSLTYPILRPIIIPNISRERSREFKRSYDRRSPCVPPTRREQPRIKRPPSPVVLSVPQAPRPPPPSPVSDARKNRGFPTVRSGSSSPRHWGMRGWFHDGANLEETCLRMDGAEVVWPLRSNNISGRPLIQALPAPLLQDRLIAISQLARDQEHPDVALPLQPPDLHNCPIRKVSLSLMHSLVHDDIDLFCKQVAAENMARKPYINWAVKRVTRSLQVLWPRSRTNIFGSTATGLSLPTSDVDLVVCLPPVRNLEPIKEAGILEGRNGIKETCLQHAARYLVNQDWVKNDSLKTVENTAIPVIMLVVEVPHDLIVSSASNVQSPKEEPPPMSGEHGTNVNSSVVALEESVVPKCSQINDDATKDSVSVRIDISFKSPSHTGLQTTQLVKDLTEQFPAATPLALVLKQFLADRSLDQSYSGGLSSYCL is encoded by the exons ATGCCGATTCCAAACCCTAAATTCCCTCACGAATCGCTCATGACTCAGGACCAACTCATTGACTCGCTCACCTCCCACATCTCCCTCTTCCACTCTCACTCCAATTCCTCAGACCTCAAACCCAACcataaccctaaccctaaccctaaccctaaccctaggtCCTCGATCCTCAAATGGTTCTCATCTCTCACCGTCCACCAGCGCCAAGCTCACCTCACCGCCGTAGATCCCAATTTCGTACGGGTCCTCGTTCAAATGCTCGGCAGGGTCCGTGCCAACGGCCATGgcttcttcatcatcctccctGACCTCCCCTCCGGCGACCTTCCCACCCTCTGTTTTAAGAGGTCGAGTGGGCTTCTGTGTAGGGTGGCCGAGTCGAACGAGCTGGAGAGGAGGGTTTTCGAGTCGACTCGGTTGTTTTCTTCGAGGGAAGGGGAAAAGGTGGAGGAGTGTTCGTGCTCGGTGAGGGATATCGATACGGTTACGGTGAGTGAGGATTTGGTGGAGAATTTGGATGGGTTTGTGGAGGCAATGGATGAAATATCAAATGGGGGGTTTTTGAGGGGGGAAGAGAGTGACTTGGGATCAGATTGGGTCGAATTGAAGTGGTTGAAGGATAAAGGGTATTACAGTATGGAAGCATTTGTGGCAAATCGGTTGGAGGTGGCGTTGAGGTTGGCGTGGCTGAATTGTAGTAATGGGAAGAAAAGAGGggtgaaattgaaagaaaagatgaCCGCTGTGTGCTTGGCGGCCAATGTGTATTGGAGGAAGAAGGGGTGTGTAGACTGGTGGGAAAATTTGGATGCAGCAACAAGGAGAAATGTTTTGACATCGGTGTTGGGCAAAGCAGCGAAACCTTTG ATTCTTGAGATCCTGAAGACATGTAGTGAGGCGGGAGATGAAATGTGGCTCTTCAATAGAGGAGGAGAACAACCACTGAGGTACAACCAAATTGCATCTATGCAAAAGACAGTTCCAAAACGTGTGGCTGACATAGAATTTGGGTCAAGCATTATCCCGGCTTCTCTTTCTGGAAGACCTTCCTTAGTCGCGGGGTTTAATAATCTCTTTCTGCTTCAGGATATAGTAATGATGATATCCTTATGTAACCACAGTGAATATGATATAGGGAAACTCTTTTATAGCACACTGAGTTCAGTTTCTACCATTTCTGATTTTATATTAAGAAAAGTACGGGGATTTCTTATGGTTATTTTGCTTGAATGCACAAAAATGGAACTTCTAGCAGATGGAAATGAAAAACCCTTATCTAAGAAATCCAAGGCAAAGCCTAGTGCTTTTAGCCGTAAAAGTAAGGGGAAGAACCGCAATGTGAAAAGACCAAATCCTGTTCCTAGGTCATGTGCGGATGATTTTTTGTGTGAAAAGTCTCTCAAG GATCGTAATTGTACATTGGCTCATAAAAAAAAGGCAGATTCTGGGGAGTCTAAGAAGATTCCTGGTATACATCAGGAGGTGGAAATTTCCAAAGAGGCATTATCGTCGAAAGATGAAATG GAACATGCACAAACAGTGGTTGCAAAAGCTCAAACTGCTGCAAGGAAGGGtaggaaagaaaaaggaaaaaacaaaataactgGTTGTAAGAATTCTGGTGATGTAATAAAATCCGAAAGATCAGTCATggaagcttcttcttcttctgtcaTTCCTGAAGATTGCACAGCAAAGTCTTATCCCGTTTCTAGTGATTCAGCTTTCAAGAGCAAGACTGGTGATAATTCAGCTAGTTGTAACATCCTTGTGACAAATTCGATTTCTCCTGGTTCTGGCAATGGGCCAACTGAGGATGACGATGCCACCCAAAGCATTCAAGAGAATTATCCTGTTGGTTCTAGAGCAAGTTCCAGTCATACATTTTTCGAAAATTACAATTCATCAAACAATAGTActgaaattcaaataaaatcGTCTGGTAGTGTAGTACCTTCTCCTCTGCCCGCAGTGGATCATAAGATTTTCAGCCACATAGATATTGACTTTCAGAACGAGCAAGCTGGCAAATCTGATATAAAAGATGTTGCACCAGACAAAGGAATGAGAGTTGATGATGTGGAAAAGGAAGCCATTCCGTTTCAGGACCAAGAACATGGAAATCATCTATGTGATACTGGAACCCCATGTTCTTATGAAAGCTGTCAATATGAGTGGCCTGGTGTAGCTTGCGCCTATTATCCACCTGTTAACCCACATCTCCCACCCGCCACTGACCGATTGCATCTGGATGTTGGTCATAACTGGCAGAATCACTTTCGCCAGTCTTTCCTACCAACTATACATCAGGCGAGAAGTTCTCCAATTCAAGGCAGGTGTAATCCAATTCTGACTCGACCACTGCCAATGAGTTTAGACTGGCCTCCAGTGGTTCGAAGTGCTCGTGGATTGGCTCTATCGCGAACCTTTAATTATGATTCTGGATTCATCTCAAAGAAGCAGTGTAGTTTTCCACAGGTTTTTTCCACCCATAGTGTCAAGATTAATGCAACAAATGTGGACAACGAAAGGAAGTATTCTTGGGATTGCACGGACCTACCTGATCCAGCAACGGCATATGAACTAGCAGATGAATGTGAGGGCCACTGGATATCAGAGGATGAAGTTGAGGTGCAAGCATTTGCTGGGGTAGACTATAATCAGTACTTTGGAGGTGGTGTGATGTACTGGAATCCTTCTGATCATCCAGGGACGGTTTTCTCTCGCCCTCCTTCCCTTAGTTCTGATGATAGCTCATGGGCTTGGCGGGAAGCTGACATGAATAGGGCTGTCGATGATATGGTTGCATTTTCTTCTTCATATAGTACAAATGGTTTGACTTCACCTACTGCTTCCTTTTGTTCTCCTTTTGATCCTTTGGGATCAGGAAACCAGGCTCTTGGTTATGTTATGCCTGGAAGCGATGTACCAGGCAAGGTGCTGCATTCCTCATCAGCAATGACAGACACAGCAGCAGATGAGGAATCCTCTGGATCTTTGGCTGATGTAAATGGTGATGTTGAAGGGAAGACAGGAGACTCGCTTACTTATCCCATTTTACGGCCAATCATCATTCCAAACATTTCAAGAGAAAGGTCAAGAGAGTTTAAGCGTAGTTATGATCGCAGAAGCCCATGTGTTCCTCCTACAAGGCGTGAGCAACCTCGGATAAAGCGGCCACCATCGCCCGTGGTGCTTTCTGTTCCACAGGCCCCACGACCACCTCCACCCTCTCCTGTGAGTGACGCCAGGAAAAACAGGGGCTTTCCAACTGTTCGGTCTGGTAGCTCTAGCCCAAGGCACTGGGGTATGAGAGGATGGTTCCATGATGGAGCTAACTTGGAGGAAACTTGTTTGCGCATGGATGGTGCTGAAGTTGTTTGGCCTTTAAGAAGTAATAATATTTCTGGCCGTCCATTGATTCAAGCTCTTCCTGCACCCTTGTTGCAGGATCGATTGATTGCTATTTCTCAACTTGCTCGTGATCAAGAACAT CCAGATGTTGCATTGCCCCTACAACCGCCTGATTTGCATAACTGTCCTATCCGGAAGGTGTCTCTTTCTTTGATGCACAGCCTTGTCCACGATGACATTGACCTTTTCTGCAAGCAG GTGGCTGCAGAGAATATGGCTAGGAAGCCCTACATAAATTGGGCTGTTAAGCGGGTTACAAGGTCTCTCCAGGTACTTTGGCCCAGGTCCAGGACAAACATATTTGGTTCAACTGCAACCGGTTTGTCACTTCCAACAAGTGATGTGGACCTTGTGGTTTGTCTACCTCCTGTGAGGAACCTG GAACCCATTAAAGAAGCTGGGATATTGGAGGGGCGTAATGGTATCAAAGAAACATGCCTTCAG CATGCCGCTAGGTATCTCGTCAATCAGGATTGGGTCAAAAATGATTCTCTTAAGACTGTGGAAAATACAGCT ATACCTGTTATAATGCTTGTGGTGGAAGTTCCCCATGATCTCATTGTCTCATCTGCTTCCAATGTACAATCTCCAAAAGAAGAGCCACCTCCCATGTCTGGTGAGCATGGCACTAATGTGAACTCGAGTGTGGTTGCTTTAGAAGAATCTGTGGTGCCCAAATGCTCACAGATAAATGACGATGCTACAAAGGATTCAGTATCAGTTCGTATTGACATCAGTTTCAAATCTCCATCTCATACAGGACTCCAAACTACACAACTG GTCAAGGATCTCACTGAGCAGTTTCCAGCTGCTACACCCCTTGCTTTGGTACTGAAACAGTTCTTGGCAGATCGTAGCCTTGATCAGTCTTACTCTGGTGGCTTGAGTTCCTACTGTTTG TAA